From Brevundimonas vesicularis:
ATCCGCGACGCCGCCCACATTGCCACAGCCCCGATCAGAAACGCCGCGCCCTGGACCGCGACCGACGCCGTCCCCGCCCCGGCCGCCCGGATCGCCAGCAGACTGATCGCCGCCGTCGCCGTGATCTGTGCGACCAGGGCGAGTGCTGCCCCATTAAACCGCTGACGGATCACGGCCGGCGGTTCGGCGCGGCCATGAAGCCGGGGCAGTAGCTTTGGCGCATTTCGCGGAACTCGGTCGGCAGGGGGTCGTCGCTGAACAGGATGCGATTGGGGATGGAGACGAAGCCCACCGCCGGCCCGCCCGCGACGCGTCCGACATAGCCGCACACCGATCGCCTTTGGCCGTTCTCGGCATAGCGCAGCTCGGCGCCGCGCCCCGCCTGGGTGCGGATCTGGCGCATTACCCGCGCATCGGCCGGCTCGGGCGACGGGGTGTTCGACGGCTGCATCAGCACCCAGACGCCGACCGCGCACAGGGCGAGAACCAGCGCCGCCGCGATCATCAGCCGCTGCTGAAGCGGGCTTCGATGGCGCATCACCCTCATGCGGCGGGCGCTTCCAGGGTGAAGTCCAGCGGCGTGTCGGCGGCGGGCAGGCAGGTCCGATCCACCGGCTTGGACGGATCACGCAGGAAGTCGCGCGCCATCTTGCGCGTGCAGGGACTGGCGTTGATGACGCCGTGGGTCGCATTGGTCACGATCACCACCTGGCTGTTCGAATAGCCCTTGGCGGCGGCCTCGGTCAGGGGCGGCGGACAGCCCGGATCGATCTCGGCGGCGACGAACAGGGTCGGGATGTCGCTCTGGACCGGCAGGTTCTCGATCGGCAGCGCCGGCCGTTCGCCCACCGCCGCGCAGACGTCGAACAGCCGCGACAGCGACGGGACTAGCACCTCGGCCACCGGATCGCCCGCCGCCCCGGCGGCCAGCCGCGCCTTGGACTCGAACGGCAGTTCTTCCTTGCACAGATGGGCCATGTGCTGACCCTCGAAATAATAGGTGCGATCCTCGGCGATCTCCGCGACCGGCGTCAGGTCGCCGGCGATGATCTTGTCCAGATCGACCGGCAGGCTGCGCACGCCCGCCGCGCTGTAGGTCGTGTCCATCAAGAAGGCCGACAGGTCGTCGACGGTGAAGGTGCGCCCATCCTTGCCCCTCACCGGACCGGCCAGCCATTTGCGCGCCTCGGCCTCGAACCGCGCCTGAAGGTTCGGATGCTGCGCCGCGCAGGCCGCCTGGGCGGCGCATTTGGCCAGGATGATCTTCACCGCCGCCGACACCTGTTCGGGCGTGCCGACGGCCCAGTTGCCCTCGGGCGGCCAGGGGCTGTCCATCACGGCGGCGCGCACGATCTGGGGCTGGTGGGTGATGACTGCCGCCTCGATGCGAGGCCCGTACGATCCGCCCCACAGGTCGATCTTGGCCAGACCCAGGGCCTGGGCCATGTCCTTCACATCGTCGGCGATGGCGGCGGCGTTGTACTGGTTCAGATCAACGCCTTGCGCCTGATACCCCTTCAGACAGGCGATCAGCCCGTCGCGGTCCTTGTCGGACGGCGGCCCCGCATCGGTCAGTTCGACGCCCGGGCAGTCCATCGACGGATGGCTCGCCCCGCCGCCCCGCTGGTCGAACAGGATCACGTCCTGATCCACCGCAAAGGCTTCCGGATTGCGGCGCAGCGCCGCCAGCATCCGCCCCGCCCCCGGCGTCATGGCTCCGCCCGGTCCGCCGTGGAACATCACGATCGGCGGCAGCGCCTGGCCCGAAGCGTCCTTGTAAGGCGCGCTGGCCCTGACGATCACCACGGCGATTTCGATGCGCCGGTCGCTGACCGAGCCGTCGCGCGCCTCGTCCACCGTCAGGGTCCCGCACCGCACCTCGCGCAGACCCGTCGGCCAATCACTGGGACAGGCCTTGTCGGTGAAGACGGGGGCCGCCGCTCGCGCAGGCGGCGCCAGACTGGTCAGGCCGGCCGTAAACGCCATCACGGCCAGGGTGCGCAGGATCATGGGACGACGGCTCCGGTTCCCCCCCAGCAAACCCCCGCCCGCCCCGCTTGGCAACGCCTATTGCAGTTTACGCCGCGTGCTTCTTGCGCGCCGCTTCCGTCAGCGCATCCGCCATCCGCTCGCGCCAGTCTTCCCCTTCGTCAGCAAAGGCGCGGATGGTGGCGGCGGGTAGTCTTAACTCCACCTCTCGCTCGGCGTCGAATTGGGCATACAGGTCGGGCAGCACGTCTCGTAGAGGCTGCGCCTTGGCGAAGTCCTCATCGGTCCATTCCGGATTGTCCAGATCGTCGATCTCGACATCCTCGTAGTCGCTTGGATCAAGGCTGAGTTTGGGATCAGCCATAGCGTTTGCTCTCCTTGGCGTTTGCGCGCCGCAGACTGATGGCTCTCAACGTCCCGTCTCGAAAGGTGAAAGCCAGCATATGCAGTCGCCCATCCAGCATACCATAGGCTCGCCATCGTTGCTCACCGTAATCTTGGCGATCATCGGCGAGGATGTGGGCGGCGCGAAGATCGATCTCGCTCGCCCGCTCAAGCGACAGCCCGTGCTTCTCGCGATTGCTCGCATCCTTGCCTGGATCGAAGGCGACCTTCATTCAAACAGGTCGCCCGGCACCGGTCCGGCGGAGGGTTGCGTCGGCGCGCTGAGGCCCAGATGCGCATAGGCCTTGGCGCAGGCCATGCGGCCGCGCGGCGTGCGCATGATGAAGCCCTGTTGCAGCAGATAGGGTTCGATCACGTCCTCGACCGCGTCGCGCGCCTCGGCGATGGCGGCCGCCAAGGTGTCCATCCCGACCGGCCCGCCGCCATAGTTCTCGATCAACGCCTTCAGGAACCGCCGGTCCAGGCTGTCCAGCCCGGCCTCGTCCACTTCCAGCCGCGCCAGCGCCCGCGCCGCCACCAGTTTCGAGATCGTCTCCGCCCCTTCGGCCGAGGCGAAATCCCGCACCCGGCGCAGCAGGCGCCCGGCGATCCGAGGCGTTCCCCGCGCCCGCGACGCGATCTCGCGCGCGCCCGCCTCGTCGATGGCTGCGCCCATCTTGCGCGCCGTGCCGCGCACCACAGCCGTCAGTTCGTCGGGGGTGTAGAACTCCAGTCGCAGCGGAATGCCGAACCGGTCCCTGAGCGGCGTGGCCAACAGGCCCGCCCGCGTCGTCGCCCCCACCAGGGTGAACGGCGCCAGGTCGATCCGCACCGAGCGCGCCGACGGCCCCTCGCCGATGATCAGGTCCAGCACATGATCCTCCATGGCCGGATACAGGATCTCCTCGACCTGAGGGCTCAGGCGGTGGATCTCGTCGATGAACAGGACGTCGCGCGGCTCGAGGTTGGTCAGGATCGCCGCCAGATCGCCTGCCTTGGCCAGGATCGGCCCGGAGGTCGCCCGGAACCCCACGCCCAGCTCGCGCGACACGATCTGCGCCAGCGTCGTCTTGCCCAGTCCCGGCGGTCCGAACAGCAGCACATGGTCCAGCGCCTCGGCCCGCCCGCGCGCCGCATCGATGAAGACCTTCAGATTACCCTTGGCCTGCGACTGGCCAACGAACTCCGACAAGGTCTGCGGTCGCAGCGCGCGGTCGAAGGATTCGCCGGTCTCGGCCTCGGGGGAGATGACGCGGGTCATGGCTGACCTGAGTAG
This genomic window contains:
- a CDS encoding BrnA antitoxin family protein, encoding MADPKLSLDPSDYEDVEIDDLDNPEWTDEDFAKAQPLRDVLPDLYAQFDAEREVELRLPAATIRAFADEGEDWRERMADALTEAARKKHAA
- a CDS encoding alpha/beta hydrolase produces the protein MILRTLAVMAFTAGLTSLAPPARAAAPVFTDKACPSDWPTGLREVRCGTLTVDEARDGSVSDRRIEIAVVIVRASAPYKDASGQALPPIVMFHGGPGGAMTPGAGRMLAALRRNPEAFAVDQDVILFDQRGGGASHPSMDCPGVELTDAGPPSDKDRDGLIACLKGYQAQGVDLNQYNAAAIADDVKDMAQALGLAKIDLWGGSYGPRIEAAVITHQPQIVRAAVMDSPWPPEGNWAVGTPEQVSAAVKIILAKCAAQAACAAQHPNLQARFEAEARKWLAGPVRGKDGRTFTVDDLSAFLMDTTYSAAGVRSLPVDLDKIIAGDLTPVAEIAEDRTYYFEGQHMAHLCKEELPFESKARLAAGAAGDPVAEVLVPSLSRLFDVCAAVGERPALPIENLPVQSDIPTLFVAAEIDPGCPPPLTEAAAKGYSNSQVVIVTNATHGVINASPCTRKMARDFLRDPSKPVDRTCLPAADTPLDFTLEAPAA
- the ruvB gene encoding Holliday junction branch migration DNA helicase RuvB yields the protein MTRVISPEAETGESFDRALRPQTLSEFVGQSQAKGNLKVFIDAARGRAEALDHVLLFGPPGLGKTTLAQIVSRELGVGFRATSGPILAKAGDLAAILTNLEPRDVLFIDEIHRLSPQVEEILYPAMEDHVLDLIIGEGPSARSVRIDLAPFTLVGATTRAGLLATPLRDRFGIPLRLEFYTPDELTAVVRGTARKMGAAIDEAGAREIASRARGTPRIAGRLLRRVRDFASAEGAETISKLVAARALARLEVDEAGLDSLDRRFLKALIENYGGGPVGMDTLAAAIAEARDAVEDVIEPYLLQQGFIMRTPRGRMACAKAYAHLGLSAPTQPSAGPVPGDLFE
- a CDS encoding BrnT family toxin, producing MKVAFDPGKDASNREKHGLSLERASEIDLRAAHILADDRQDYGEQRWRAYGMLDGRLHMLAFTFRDGTLRAISLRRANAKESKRYG